The segment GTCAAGTATGGGACTAATCCGAGTCAGAGTCAGGGAACTAGCAGCAGAAAAAGGCTGGACGCTCAAAGAAGTAGCTGAGCGTTCAGGAGTCATTTACAGCACCATCACCACCTACGCAAGACGTACAGAAATGGCAATGGTTGATTACACGGCGCTGCTC is part of the Ancylothrix sp. D3o genome and harbors:
- a CDS encoding helix-turn-helix transcriptional regulator — protein: MGLIRVRVRELAAEKGWTLKEVAERSGVIYSTITTYARRTEMAMVDYTALLKLARTFDVMIEDVVEIIEE